Part of the Scomber japonicus isolate fScoJap1 chromosome 2, fScoJap1.pri, whole genome shotgun sequence genome, AGACAGTGTCTCTGGTTCAATACCAGTAAAGAACTctctctgtatatatatatatatatatatatatatatatatatatatatatatatatatatatatatataccagctactgttaaagtaaggtgaaagtgcccaaacatagatctttaaataaaactaaatttgactattgCACTGAAACGTTTACACttttgttgtatgtataaaggcataggtgttgctttcaaatagctggcagtgttgggatggctgaaaaattgacttttttttttatcttagaagatttcatcaactactgaaatatatatataacatgttgaatgtagcatttaaatgctgtttaatgaggttaAACAATTATTGTtatcaataccttacttgtttgaatCATgagtcatggtgaatcatgttatctgtgctccattgatgagggcttggtatctcctcatgcacgagcttcactcagagttactttgactcagagttgattgaactaactgttaacacttgttctgaaactgaaaactctgagtttgacagctcagagttggtcaacctagagttaaggttttaagtgttaagagttagttaaacctgcttttaATCTAACACTGTGTCTATGCTTTGGCAACATTGTGACTTTACATAGCCCTGTCAATGCAAGCACCGTGCAGTAAATGTTACTATATAGTAATagtagttacacacacacacacacacacacacacacacacacacagcagtttgaaTAGGAGGAGGAAAATTTGTTCACTGAACAGTCGTGGGAGTTATGTACAGTACATCGTTTTATGTCACAATAATCAGAGTATGTGAGGTGGCATGTAAACGGGAATATCAGATATTTTTTTGATAAGTCATGTAAACAGCTTATTAGGAATTTTGTCTTTTCCAAATAAGAGAACAAGCTTGAATATTTACTGCATATAAATGTAGTTGCAGTAGAAAAAGTAATCAAAGTAAATATTACTTcatggtagagagagagagagagagagagagagagagagagagagacagagagagagagagagagagaatctaACACCAGGCAATATGAAGATCTAGCACGTACAAATAAAAGTATCATATCAAGTCAAACATTTTGTGGAACTttgttcacaatttttgatctgCATATAGTTGCCTTTATAGTCAGGCTGTCATTTGGCTGAAAACAACCCAattaaatattatactttttaattACAGCTTTTATTCATAGAAAATAGTGCAGTAACTAGAACAAGGCAGATAAACAAGTATATACTTCATTACTACTTACCATTCACAGTGAGTTCATAAGATATGAAAAAAACTTTTCCTTTCTTAGAATCAATGTAATATGTTCCTGAGTCTTTTCTCTTAAGTCCTCTGATTTCAAATAGCTGAGTTTTGTCGTTCCAGAAAAGTCTGTCATTGAACTGTTTCTCCACTATCTTAAATTTCATGTCTACCACCTCGGCAATAGTATGTAATCCATATGAAAGAAATCCCAACTGTCCCACAGGATCAGGTAGAGTGATGGATCCTCCCTCACAGCCCACTAGGTCCTTCATCACTGTCTGAGCAGCAGATGAGCtcataactgtaaaatatagtGTGAGACAGTCAGTGCAGTCAGGAAGCAGTTTTTCACATGTTCATATAATACCCATAtgactaaatgaatgaatgaaaatccAAATTggatttctatgtatctatttcaaTTTATATTGAAATTGCCCCAGTTGAGCATAGTTTTAAAATTAATCTCATAGACCAAATTATTAGATAGAAATTTAACAATAAGTGCTATATGGTTATTATCAAACAGTGCAAATATCTACACATTCATTTGAACAGCCATATAAAACATGCTATGACCAGATAAAGACTCATTTACCAATGAAAAAGATGGTAATCCTCTTGTGTCCATCCATGGTTCATTAGGCTTTGGGATGTGCCAGAGATCTAATATTAATACTCTAATAATACGTTTGATACTAAACTGATGTGAAACCTGACACCTCTGTCTGTCAAGTCTGAGTACAAGTTACATGAAGGAGACAAATCGTCTCTGTGAAGTTCACATACTTCTAGCTCACATCATCGGCACAGGACATCACACATCCAACCACTGAAACCAGGTGCTGGTCACTTGTGTCACTTTCAAGTGAATTGGAAAGTTTGTGCAAACATTGTCACTGGTTCTGCAAGTATGTTTTACATATGTTTTATATACctataattaaatgtttcaaaCTGTTCAACCTTTATAAAATGATCTGGTCTGTTAGTGAGTGCTCTGTTCCCCTGTCATTAGTGACAGTTAAGAATAGATAggttgttagggaattttccacaTTTAGGGTAAAGCATGGGCCTTGAGGTCACAGTGCATTGAGTATGGCCCTTTATGGGCATAAAGTATTCATGGTACTATCAGTGAAAGCTTAAAGACTATCCATAGAGGACATACTTGTTCATACTCTGATTCTCCTTGGCTgagcttcaataaacatttttagtgtaagacatcctggactcttGAGTACCTTCAGACTGATTAAGTCAACCACCAACAAACAAATTCTCCATAATACGTGGCTTGACAACGCTGTCCTTCGCAAAACGTGTCTTCTCGAGTCCTTTGTTCAAGTTTTAAAACTGCATCTATTAGTCAGTTTTGTTTTATAGCTTCTCTATGTAGTTCTTTGTGTCTGGACATTTAGATCCATACCAAAGAAAGATGATTTTTGAGCCCATAGGCCTATTGGAATCATCTTGTTTCTGGTGTATTCTGTTAGAGTATGTATGCTATGCATCTAACCACTGACAACACTTTTTGCtcacttgtttttcttcagcAACAGCTAGTTTGACCACTGAAAAATACTTTCGATTAGGTTTAAAAACTGCATTCTTTACATTCACATCCACCAAGTCCTGTTTAACTTCAGTGTCACATCAGAGAATCAGAGGCAAATGTTttggagtgaaagtaaaagtatcccccaaaaataatactcaagtaaagtacagatactcaaaaattgtacttaagtacagtactcaagtaaatttacTTTGTTACTATCCACCACTGATGCACACTAACTTTTGTTTGACTGTTgtcaaaagaaagaacaaaagaaaatacactTGAGGCAATTCTGTGGAAGTTTCCAAAAACATAAGAGTTTGATAAATGATGCTGTCTGCAGTGTCTCCCTGAACTCTTGAACTAAAGGTTTGAAGGCCATAGTTTGGGTTGAAATAACTAGGTCAGAGAATGATGATCAAGGAACTTCATTGTAGGTAGGAAACAGTTTTCATGTTATGAATGTTTGACAATGTTTGACTGTTGTCATACATTGAACTAAAATAATTAAGTGTCATATAGTTTACCATAGTACTTTTAAGGTCGTAGCACCATCCCTGGTGGTCTAGTggttaggattcggcgctctcaccgccgcggcccgggttcgattcccggtcagggaacgaatatttttttactttcacttgtCTGGACATTTGAGTTTCCGTCTTAACACGCGCTCCGTTTCACATTGCATAACGGTTCAAACTTTACAGaattaaatgcatatttttctAAGCACAATGGGAAGTGGGCACAATATACATTTATGCATACgtataaagaaaaaaggggTGAAATATATAGGCTCTCATTTTCCCAGTATGCATGTTGTAAGCTCATACATACAAGTCTTATACATTACAAGACTGTCcactttaatatatttgataATATCTGCCTCATTACTTTCAAACACTTGGAGGCCATGGAAATGCTGATATTATAGACTGTTGTCTGCAGGAAAGTGTAGAGCTGGATCAGGGACTCATTGTAAACCAGATTGAATATGGGTTACAACAATATTAATAgaagaaatgtagaaatgtagaaatacgTGGCAACCACTAGAACCCTCACACTTTTAAAACTGCTGCTCCACCTCTGCCCACAGCTGCCTGGTACTGAAGTCTTTCAGATATGCACACTAAGAAAGCTACAGGGCCAAAAGTTATGAAATCACTGGAAAGGATCATAACAGAGGAACTAAGTAGAGAGGTGGACCCCTCCTTTGACCAATAACAATTTGCATAGAAACTGCAGCACAAATTATGCTATCATCACAATATTACACTTATATTGTAGGAAGTCCTGCTAcaagatattttataaaatataggTAATTAGCGCGTGTGATCAGTGTCAATTCACTGCGGGTCATTTaggaaaaaatatgaatgtagggggaaaaaaatgtggaTTTAATTCTGTAACGTTTGAAACGTTATGCAATGCGTAGCGGAGCGCTTGTTAAGACGGAAACTCAAATGTCCAGAAAAAAGTCCGGgtcgcggcggtgagagcgccaaATCCTAACCACTAGACCACCAGGGACGCTGTTGAGCCGCTTTAACAGATGAATCCTAAACTTCAGTACGATGTAATATGCataatttttttcttaaatgtaagAGAACAGTCACACAGACCGACCTGGTTCTTAAATCATTATTCTCTAATCTCAACCATCTAGTtgcatgatgtcatcactgttctgaggAAACTGTCCTCTGTGGATAGTCTTTAAACCTTCACTGATAGTAACATATGGTTACATATTTCCAAACAGCCTCCGTCTGTTTACGTTCAGTCTCAAGGTGCGTTTCATTGTCTGATCAGAGCAGGTGGAGTAGCCGCACTGAAACGTTCGCTGTATACGTTGTGAAGCTCAGTTCCCGCCCGAGCGGCGATATCAGAACATTTTTTATCAAGCGCTCCTCGAACACTTCGCTCATTGGCTGGTTGGAGAGGCATTCTTTGAATCTCGTGTCAGGGTCAGAGTGTGGTATGTTCTTGGTTTCCACACTGGACTGGGCTCAACTACACCTGGACGTATTATTCTTATATTTACAGGTGCGTTAACTGATCTTTTATTGTGTTCCTTATCATTTGTGTTGTAGGAATGAAATAGCTCCTAAAACACTGTTAAGGTTAAACCGAGTGGGgagctagcatgctaacagaCATATCCATTCACTTTTTATAGCTTTAAATTGAGTTTAGTGTTTATACTTTTTCCACTTTTGCAAGATTTTGCATGCATGAATTTTATTGAGTGTttttatactgtagtacttgtagtaaAATGACTGTGTATTACTTCTTTCACCACAACTTGTTATCAAAGTTACAAcaactactattactactacaaaaagtactactactgctactacaaaaagtactacttttactactactactactactactgtaacaaCTACCACTGCTTCTACTacaaaaatactactactactacaactagcACTaatactacaaaaagtactacttttactactacaacaacaaaaagcactattactactactactgtaacaactaccactactactacaaaaagtactactactactacaaaaagtactacttctactactacaaAGTTACtgctactacaaaaagtactacttttactactactactacaactactgtAACAACTACCATTGCttctactacaaaaagtactacttctactactacaaaaagtactactactactacaaaaagtactacttctactactactatcacTACGGTTACTGCTACTACATGAAGTACTACTCTGTGTAGTTTCCactcagtaaatgtgtcagatatctcTTGATATaagactaactcacactgctgaagttcagtagaagctgatcatctactttaaatgtattgctttacattgaaagcacatttgaaggagatgtgttaatagtcagtatgaacaggaggactGTTCACTGCAGCTCTATGTCTCATGTagtttagggctgcaactactcttcttttttaattatggAATGATGGTGAGCCAAATTAAAGGAGTAAAATCTaaagttttgagtttttttgaGTTATAATCACAATGTTCTTCGTCTCTCAGTCAGATCTCAGCTGGAGTCTTTTCCCTCTCGTGTTGCTGATCCATTGAAGAGAATGCGCTACTGTGATTCATCTGCCAGCAGGAGGAAGGGCACCGTCCCGAAACGTCGGCCCCCGCAGCCAGGCCCGAGCACCGCCCCAAAAAGTCGGCCCCCGCAGCCGAGCCCGAGCACCTCTGGTTCAACGCCGCAGCCGCCGAGGAGGGGCAGCGTTTCAAGTGAGAGTCCATATCACATACATATCAAAATCTGAGTTAAAGTGTGACAAACAAGCAACAAAAAGCCCTGTCAGACATGAAATATGTCACATCTGAAGCTTCATTCATCTGTTACTGCTTTTGTCATATTTGGCAGCTGATGAGAGAAGTAAAGCAGCAGTGAGTTAAACATGTAAAAAGCAGCATTATTCTCTCTCAGGCTGCATCACTGatggattttaaaacatttttcttttgttgaagTCTTCATGACTCTCCGGTGCTCCTCATAGTGATGCCCTTTtagcatttaacattttcagagAGTTAATGAAATCAAATCAGAGCTCTACTCAGATTATTCTTGTATTTTCAGGGTATTTttaacctcttttttttctggttgCAGTGCaggattaaaaaaagttttagaagacaaagaaaaagttgaatttGTCTCTTTGGTAGCGTCTCATAGTTTTTGATTTAGATATCACCTTGGTCTTGATGTAGATGTAACCAGGCTCATTGattctctctctgcatgtttcACTGATTATATAAACATACACCCACATTCACCTAAGCAGATTGAATTTTCACTTCTATTCATCACTTGAATTCATCCGTTATCTAGTTTTCTGTCCATTAGCTAAACCTTGCAGTTCCTaactaatgtcattttttattttttattttttgcagagGTACCTGCTGCGTCTCCCAAGAAGAGGAGGTTTCGTCCAGGAACCAAAGCTTTAAAGGAGATCCGTAAATACCAGAAAAGCACAGAACTTCTACTCAGGAAGGGACCTTTCGCCCGCCTGGTGAGTCAAACTGAAAGGCATTTGGGCCTTTTTTAGTTAGTGTAAACTTACATTTATCGttatctttattctttatttgagCAGGAACAACACACAATAAATATATTGCACCAGAAATAGCTGATGGTTGTGTGGAGAGTCCTGCAGATTGAATAAATGTCTGTAGTTCTGTCATTTGTGTATCATGAAGGAACAGAACTTGTTTTCTTGCTGCTGTGTGACTGAGacacaaatcttttttatttctcgTCCGGCTTCAGGTTCGTGAGGTGTGTCAGAGTATTACCCATGAAACTCTCAGGTGGCACATGTATGCTCTGATGGCCCTGCAGGAGGTAAGCAGCATTAACATACAGTCACagtaacataaaaacacacacaagtaaacacaTTCAAGTGtgtagaaataaaacaatacaacagaGTGAGTGCATTTACTGAGTATGACACTTcatcagacttttaaaaaagctCCATAAACTCCTTAAAAGCACATCTGATTGTAGAGAAATCTTTAGGTGATCTGAAACTGTAAAACTCACTGAACATAAAACTAAAAGATCATTTAGTAAGTaagttgttttattgattaGTCATTATTGTTTAAATCTGATGTGTAAAGCATGGGTGTTTATTCTGAACATAAACTATCAATACAAATAAGAGGGGGAAAGTTTattatattctctcaaaatgttcAGACACTCCTCAAACAATAAACTCAAACATTGAGAGTAAATAAAAAGAGTGTAAATGTGGTCTTCTTTGTGGGTGTGACTATAATACTCCATCCACCTCGCAGCATAGTGCTCAAACTCTGATTTGTAAGTAAACTTTTATCTTCAATTGTTTTCACATGTATCGATATGGAAAGGGAAAAATAGTGCAGCGATATAGAGACTGATGATTATAAACTCAGTCTAAGCAGAGAACGTGCATTCAGTATGACTTCAAGTGTTAATGCTTTGAAAAATAGAGCTTCAACAACCTCTGTTAGTGTTGAAATGTTCAGACCAGtaaaaccctcctgttgtcctcctgagTACAAGCATTAACTCACAAATGAGATACAATTGAATTTAAATGAGgactatattattatattatttccaAAAGATCTATGTGAAATCTGTGGTAAGAAGTTGGCTGAATAGGTCTAACACAGACTTTTTTTAGTcaagctttttatttctctttctctctttctattttgaTTATAATTTGGTTTTAATTGGATGTTTGAATGTATCCAATTATCACtattattgttttagttttttttttattataagtttgaatgcttccaattcttattgttatatgtttgtttgttctgtaaagcacactgagttgcccctgtgtatgaaatgtgctatatcaataaagctgccttgcctttattttttataaacaaactaaaacaagtCAGTTTTCACTCAGGAGGACAAAAGTCGTATGCTCAAAATCCTGAACATATCCTTTTGAAATGGTttgatttctgtcatttaaacAATATCTGACTCTGATGTCTTGTTTCTGTGATCTACCTTCACCCacgtctcttcctcttcctcttccaggCATCAGAGGCCTTCCTCATCAGGTTGTTCGCTGACGCCAACCTGTGCGCCATCCACGCCAAGCGGGTCACCATCTTCCCCCGCGACATCCAGCTGGCCAGGAGGATCCGAGGAATCGACAGCttataaaaaacacttttttctattttcttgcAGCTTCAGTTACCACATCTTTCACTAAACTCCCTTTCATGTTTTAGTTTGTGAGACAGAGAAACATTTGTCTTTGCAGGCTGTAAAAAGGACCCAAATATTCACTAAAGCTCATCTCCtttttaacaataataacagaAGCATGTTTAATGAACAGAATTAATTCAATGTGTAATGTATGTAGTGATCACTGCTCCGTATTTAAGTGCcaaagtgtgtattttgtgaATAAACATTGAGATTGTTTTCTATAATGTGTATGTGGATGTCTTATTTTGGATGTaagcaaacattttaacattatgtCTTTGTGTGATGTTACCTGTTTTTTTCGGTTTAACAGGAAAAAAGAGTCATGGAAGAAGCTAGTGAAGTTTATCTGTCTTTTCAGTCCTTGAGCTCTGATTCTGCATGTCCTTTTAAACAAaatttgtttgatttgaatTGGTCCTACGGGCATCTGCCTGCCAATAAGTTGGGTTGATGGTAATAAATTATAAACACACcacatgaaaatgtgaaatcatATGCTAGAACTGTAGTGAACATTACATTCATCCCTGTCACTTCCAAAGGAGAGAAACCATAACACTGATGCAGAGACAACGTGACATGCTCAAAGTGTGCCCTCCAGTGGATGTCGTGTTAACTGCGTGGCCTCTAGTGGATGTCGGGTTAACTGTAGTCACAGGTGCAGTTGTGGTAATTGTTCTTGCTTGCCCCACACATGTGCCCACATTTCCTACATTGTCCACAGCAGCCAGCTCTACAGTCTGTGAACAGCAGGAGGCGGTGTAGGTAACCATTGTAACATTCTCACCCCCTGCTCCAACAGCTGTATTGGTATTGAGGGTACCATTTCCTTTTTGGATGGTGATTCTTTCAATGCCAGTCCCATTGATGCCATCAGTAAGGTTAGCAATGAAGTCACAGTGGGAGGAGGCACAAAGTGATGAAGAGAATGGACATTTGGCTGATGTACTGACTACCTGGCACACTGGACGGTTAACATCTGTCACCTGGAGAAACAGAAATAAGAGTGGgagaggaataaagaaaaataataggACCATGGCAATTCATTTAACAAAACTATGAATGGTATTTTAACATGAATAGCTGTTATACCAAACTTTGACACATTAGTTCACTTAACTGTAACCTCAAAATATCACTAACAGTgatatcaaatcaaataaaaacat contains:
- the LOC128366770 gene encoding histone H3-like centromeric protein A; this encodes MSAFPIRSQLESFPSRVADPLKRMRYCDSSASRRKGTVPKRRPPQPGPSTAPKSRPPQPSPSTSEVPAASPKKRRFRPGTKALKEIRKYQKSTELLLRKGPFARLVREVCQSITHETLRWHMYALMALQEASEAFLIRLFADANLCAIHAKRVTIFPRDIQLARRIRGIDSL